The Streptococcus pantholopis genome has a segment encoding these proteins:
- a CDS encoding class I SAM-dependent methyltransferase yields the protein MYYAEKPTSSHDIHELKVELLGEAFDFLSDAGVFSKKRIDYGSQVLLNALTLKSGKTLLDIGCGYGPLGLTLAKVQGVKVTMVDINLRALALAQKNADRNNIKADIFQSDLYENVESSFDYIISNPPIRAGKKTVHRIIEEGLNHLNSGGFLTLVIQKKQGAPSAKAKMEAVFGNCEILKRDKGYYILQSEKI from the coding sequence ATGTATTATGCTGAAAAACCGACTAGTAGCCATGATATTCATGAACTGAAAGTCGAATTGCTGGGAGAGGCTTTCGATTTTTTATCGGATGCTGGTGTATTTTCTAAAAAAAGGATTGATTATGGCAGCCAAGTCCTTTTAAATGCTTTAACTCTAAAAAGCGGAAAAACCCTTTTAGATATTGGCTGCGGCTACGGTCCTTTGGGTCTTACTTTAGCAAAAGTTCAGGGTGTAAAGGTGACAATGGTTGATATTAATCTTCGTGCCCTTGCTTTAGCACAGAAAAACGCTGATAGAAACAATATTAAAGCTGATATTTTCCAATCTGATCTTTATGAAAATGTCGAATCATCTTTTGATTATATTATCAGCAATCCGCCGATTCGGGCTGGGAAAAAGACTGTCCACCGAATTATTGAAGAAGGGCTCAACCATCTAAACAGCGGCGGTTTTTTGACCCTGGTGATTCAAAAAAAACAAGGAGCTCCCAGTGCCAAAGCAAAAATGGAAGCTGTCTTTGGCAACTGTGAGATTTTAAAAAGAGATAAAGGATATTATATTTTACAAAGTGAGAAGATATGA
- the coaA gene encoding type I pantothenate kinase gives MTREFINFEKISRQSWQELHQKTKPLLTAAELEAIKSLNDHISMQDVIEVYLPLISLIQIYKRAQDNLSFSKSIFLKKDLSHTPFIIGISGSVAVGKSTTSRLLQLLLSRTFKTSKVEMVTTDGFLYPNAVLTEHNLLNRKGFPESYDMESLLNFLDTIKNRSEAQIPVYSHEIYDIIPNKKQTIQRPDFLILEGINVFQNQQNNRLYMSDYFDFSIYIDAENTNIEKWYLERFASLLELAKSDKGNYYHRFTLMPYEKAMQFAHNIWQTVNLVNLEKYIEPTRNRAELILHKAADHMIDEIYLKK, from the coding sequence ATGACTAGGGAGTTTATCAATTTTGAAAAAATTTCTCGCCAATCCTGGCAGGAACTGCATCAAAAAACAAAACCTCTGCTTACTGCAGCAGAACTGGAAGCCATCAAAAGCTTAAACGACCATATCAGCATGCAGGATGTTATAGAGGTCTACCTGCCCTTAATCAGTTTGATTCAAATTTACAAACGGGCTCAGGACAATCTTTCTTTTTCTAAGAGTATTTTTTTAAAAAAAGATCTCAGCCACACTCCCTTTATTATTGGGATATCCGGTTCTGTAGCTGTTGGGAAGTCGACAACCAGCCGCTTGCTGCAGCTTCTTCTTTCCAGAACTTTTAAAACGAGCAAAGTCGAAATGGTAACGACTGATGGTTTTTTGTATCCCAATGCCGTCTTAACTGAACACAATCTTTTAAACCGCAAGGGGTTTCCAGAGTCCTACGATATGGAATCGCTCCTGAATTTTCTAGATACTATCAAGAATAGGTCTGAAGCGCAGATTCCTGTTTACTCTCACGAAATCTATGACATCATACCAAATAAAAAACAAACTATTCAGCGCCCGGATTTTCTTATTCTTGAAGGAATCAATGTTTTTCAGAATCAGCAGAATAATCGGCTTTACATGAGCGATTATTTTGACTTTTCAATCTATATTGATGCTGAGAATACTAATATTGAAAAATGGTACTTAGAACGTTTTGCCAGTCTTTTAGAACTGGCAAAAAGCGATAAAGGCAATTACTACCATCGTTTTACGCTTATGCCTTATGAAAAAGCGATGCAGTTTGCTCATAATATCTGGCAAACAGTTAATTTGGTCAATTTAGAAAAATATATCGAACCCACCCGTAATCGTGCGGAATTGATCTTACATAAAGCAGCAGATCATATGATTGATGAAATTTATCTCAAAAAATAA